A part of Desulfobacter sp. genomic DNA contains:
- a CDS encoding DUF3141 domain-containing protein has product MLAFAQNAFSPVSSMFRDGYDYTVDACQRSVLFGDIIRKRGNNYLHHIKMGKPPILAFNYEVIIDGRTLERPVNHKLIRIIDRRSPESDDSGGYGVEKRQTGPELAKEKVEKISRPIVIMDPRAGHGPGIGGSKMDSQVGIALSAGHPVYFIVFLPYPESGQTIADVQRAHIRFLEEVARRHPGAFEPAIIGNCQAGWAAMLIAADRPDVTGPLVLNGSPLSYWSGVVGANPMRYRGGLFGGSWLASMCSDLGNGIFDGAHLVAGFEELNAANTFWSKQYNVYANVDTEEKRFLDFERWWGGFFFMTGDEIRFIVNNLFMGDKLDKGYLQLHENTYIHLKNLKDPILVFASKGDNITPPQQALNWIAKVYKNTEEIKNRGQVIVYLIHESIGHLGIFVSSKINRKEHREIIGCVNALDFLAPGLYEMVLREPSSKPWLDDIRVDFVPRKIRDILDMDDGTEDEQAFLPVASISKFNDNLYQEFVSPWVRLFNNDLTAELIRQSHPLRVQRYAFSDLNPFMSPLRGLAETVKTYRKPVKENNIFLKTEKLVSGLMVDALNFYQSSRDLFSETLFFALYDNPWVNDLFIHEGDKSRPGDGDIEGLAPPQPPLFKELEKQLWHKAMATGGFEEAVIRIMLAVSHADNMMNMMEYDAAKQSLKTDKRLKALKAGQLKALIKEQAALLEKDRNLALATLPDLIPEETDREAALIIAGSIADINGIKKFKKTQMLKRLEGILLPDRKSGFTYSS; this is encoded by the coding sequence ATGTTAGCCTTTGCCCAAAATGCATTTTCGCCGGTGTCGTCCATGTTCAGGGACGGGTACGATTACACCGTGGATGCCTGCCAGAGATCCGTATTGTTCGGAGACATCATCAGGAAAAGAGGGAACAACTATCTCCACCACATTAAAATGGGAAAGCCGCCGATCCTGGCATTTAACTACGAGGTCATTATTGACGGCAGAACCCTTGAGCGGCCGGTAAATCACAAACTCATCCGTATCATTGACAGGCGTTCCCCCGAGTCCGACGATTCAGGGGGTTACGGCGTCGAAAAACGGCAGACCGGGCCGGAACTGGCAAAGGAAAAGGTTGAAAAAATCAGCCGCCCCATCGTCATCATGGACCCCAGGGCCGGCCACGGCCCGGGCATCGGTGGATCAAAAATGGATTCCCAGGTCGGCATTGCCCTGAGTGCCGGCCATCCGGTATATTTCATTGTTTTCCTGCCCTATCCGGAGTCCGGGCAGACCATTGCCGATGTCCAGCGCGCCCATATCCGTTTCCTTGAGGAAGTTGCCCGGCGCCACCCCGGTGCATTTGAGCCGGCCATCATCGGAAACTGCCAGGCCGGGTGGGCCGCCATGCTCATTGCCGCAGACCGCCCCGATGTCACCGGCCCCCTGGTGCTCAACGGTTCCCCCCTCTCCTATTGGAGCGGGGTGGTGGGGGCCAATCCCATGCGGTACAGGGGCGGGCTTTTCGGGGGCAGCTGGCTGGCCTCCATGTGCAGCGACCTGGGCAACGGCATTTTTGACGGGGCCCACCTGGTTGCCGGATTCGAGGAGCTCAACGCCGCCAACACCTTCTGGAGCAAACAGTACAATGTATACGCCAATGTGGATACCGAAGAGAAACGCTTCCTCGACTTTGAACGGTGGTGGGGCGGTTTCTTCTTCATGACCGGGGATGAAATCCGGTTCATCGTCAACAACCTGTTCATGGGGGACAAGCTGGACAAGGGATATCTCCAGCTCCACGAGAACACCTATATCCATTTGAAAAACCTCAAAGACCCCATCCTGGTCTTTGCCTCAAAAGGGGATAATATCACCCCGCCCCAGCAGGCCCTGAACTGGATCGCCAAGGTATACAAAAACACCGAGGAGATAAAGAACCGAGGCCAGGTCATCGTATACCTCATCCATGAAAGCATCGGCCATCTGGGTATTTTTGTATCCAGCAAAATCAACCGGAAAGAGCACAGGGAAATCATCGGCTGCGTCAACGCCCTGGATTTTCTGGCCCCGGGCCTCTATGAGATGGTGCTCAGGGAGCCCTCATCAAAACCCTGGCTGGATGATATCCGGGTTGATTTTGTTCCCAGAAAGATCCGGGACATACTGGACATGGACGACGGCACCGAGGATGAACAAGCCTTTCTGCCGGTGGCTTCCATATCCAAATTCAACGACAATCTCTACCAGGAGTTCGTCAGCCCCTGGGTCCGTTTATTTAATAACGACCTCACCGCAGAATTGATACGGCAGTCCCACCCCCTGCGGGTTCAGCGGTATGCATTTTCCGATTTAAACCCCTTTATGTCGCCCTTGAGAGGATTGGCGGAAACGGTGAAAACCTACCGGAAACCGGTGAAAGAAAATAATATTTTTCTGAAAACCGAAAAACTGGTCTCGGGCCTCATGGTGGATGCCTTGAATTTTTACCAGTCGTCCAGGGACCTGTTCAGCGAAACCCTGTTTTTCGCCCTTTATGACAACCCCTGGGTAAACGATCTTTTCATCCATGAGGGGGACAAGTCCCGTCCCGGGGACGGGGATATCGAAGGGCTTGCCCCCCCGCAGCCCCCGCTTTTCAAAGAACTTGAAAAACAACTCTGGCACAAAGCCATGGCCACCGGCGGGTTTGAGGAGGCCGTCATCCGTATCATGCTGGCCGTCAGCCATGCCGACAATATGATGAATATGATGGAATATGATGCGGCCAAACAAAGCCTGAAAACAGATAAACGGCTCAAAGCCCTGAAAGCGGGACAGTTAAAAGCCCTGATCAAAGAGCAGGCCGCCCTCCTGGAAAAAGACAGGAACCTGGCCCTGGCCACCCTGCCCGATCTGATTCCCGAAGAAACGGACCGGGAAGCGGCGCTTATCATTGCAGGCAGTATTGCCGATATAAACGGGATCAAAAAGTTTAAAAAAACCCAGATGCTCAAACGACTGGAGGGTATCCTGCTGCCTGACCGGAAATCCGGATTTACCTATAGTTCCTGA
- a CDS encoding response regulator transcription factor, with the protein MNRKKKILIIDDHPLFREGIKSMIQNDGRYEVVAEAGTARQGLNIAKTTDIDLAVVDISLPDQNGFELIKAISEHSAGLRIIVVSMHSQVDYIVKAFQAGALGYLTKESASDRLMGGIETTLKGEYFMDSSVSQQVIHKLARPAKKKPAAILQGYDALTSREQEVMGLVANGMSSKKIAKQLYISPKTVENHRSNIMRKLQLKNVIDLARYATKLGLVDVELWKK; encoded by the coding sequence ATGAACCGGAAAAAAAAAATCCTGATTATTGACGACCACCCCCTTTTCAGGGAGGGAATCAAGTCCATGATCCAAAATGACGGCCGGTATGAAGTGGTCGCAGAGGCCGGAACGGCCAGACAGGGATTGAACATCGCCAAAACAACGGATATTGACCTGGCCGTGGTGGATATCTCCCTGCCGGATCAGAACGGATTTGAGTTGATTAAAGCCATATCCGAGCATTCTGCCGGGCTCCGGATTATTGTGGTCAGCATGCATTCCCAGGTGGATTATATCGTAAAAGCATTCCAGGCGGGTGCCCTGGGATATCTGACAAAAGAGTCGGCATCGGACAGGCTCATGGGGGGAATAGAAACCACTTTGAAAGGCGAATATTTCATGGATTCCTCCGTATCCCAGCAGGTCATCCATAAACTGGCAAGGCCTGCGAAAAAAAAGCCGGCCGCCATCCTGCAGGGATATGATGCCCTGACCTCCAGGGAACAGGAGGTCATGGGCCTGGTGGCCAATGGCATGTCCTCCAAAAAAATTGCAAAACAACTATATATCAGCCCGAAAACAGTGGAAAACCACCGTTCCAATATCATGCGGAAACTCCAGCTCAAAAATGTCATCGACCTGGCCCGGTATGCGACAAAACTGGGACTGGTCGATGTGGAGCTGTGGAAAAAATAA
- a CDS encoding transcriptional regulator — protein sequence MADTIIIKKYPNRRLYNTKESSYITVEDVSSLIKKGFRIQVIDVTTEDDITAMVLTQIIMNKAKEDNAILPVSLLHLVIQYGESHLHEFFEKYLETAIENYLKIRKQMDDQVNAYMEMRMDLSNMAEQTLKTMDPMNFFPNPLKMDKDEDR from the coding sequence GTGGCTGATACCATTATTATTAAAAAATATCCAAACAGGCGGCTGTATAATACCAAAGAGAGCAGCTATATCACGGTCGAAGATGTTTCTTCGCTGATCAAAAAGGGGTTTCGCATCCAGGTGATTGATGTGACCACTGAAGACGATATAACGGCAATGGTGCTGACCCAGATTATAATGAACAAAGCCAAGGAAGACAACGCCATTTTGCCGGTTTCCCTGCTCCATCTGGTCATCCAGTACGGTGAAAGCCATCTCCATGAATTTTTTGAAAAATACCTTGAAACAGCCATTGAAAACTACCTCAAAATAAGAAAACAGATGGATGACCAGGTCAACGCATACATGGAAATGCGAATGGATCTTTCCAATATGGCAGAGCAGACCCTGAAAACCATGGACCCCATGAATTTTTTCCCCAATCCCCTCAAAATGGACAAAGACGAGGACCGCTGA
- a CDS encoding GAF domain-containing protein, which yields MAKGQSYFDIICELHKAFNSARTQNELLKLVVDTAVDVMDGKAACLFLKSPGSEFFIHKAQTGLSGDYLHANPMKTNEIVGALEEKGFLYFEDATTDPHLENHEAKKAEGIASILTVPVRVADETRGVLSLYTAVQRKFTKRQIDFLCVLADQSGLAIRMNALINRLRKNSMLFLELASDINSSLDIKVIMENLTKHICETFEMKGVDIRLLDEDTDTLTLMASHGLSDEFIERKRTINTETTTRALKGETVIVGDTDTDDRITFKKEIHKEGIKSMIVTPVMAREKIIGVMRFYSAEFTRFPSDVLVMMEALAHQGGLAIQNASMYLALKEEKANLEEDIWSHRAWF from the coding sequence ATGGCCAAGGGACAAAGTTATTTTGATATCATCTGTGAACTGCACAAGGCATTCAACAGCGCCAGAACCCAAAATGAATTGCTTAAGCTGGTGGTGGATACGGCCGTTGATGTCATGGACGGAAAGGCGGCCTGCCTTTTTCTGAAATCCCCGGGCAGCGAGTTTTTTATCCATAAAGCCCAGACCGGGTTGTCAGGGGACTATCTCCATGCCAATCCCATGAAGACCAATGAGATTGTCGGAGCGCTGGAAGAAAAGGGGTTCCTTTATTTTGAAGATGCCACCACTGACCCGCATCTTGAAAACCATGAGGCGAAAAAGGCCGAAGGCATTGCCTCCATCCTGACGGTGCCGGTGAGGGTGGCTGATGAGACCCGGGGGGTGCTCTCCCTGTACACTGCGGTCCAGCGCAAATTTACCAAACGGCAGATTGATTTTTTATGTGTGCTTGCGGATCAGAGCGGCCTTGCCATCCGTATGAATGCACTCATAAACCGGTTGAGGAAAAATTCCATGCTTTTCCTTGAACTGGCCTCGGACATCAATTCGAGCCTGGACATCAAGGTGATCATGGAGAACCTGACCAAGCATATCTGTGAAACCTTTGAGATGAAAGGGGTGGATATCCGTCTTCTGGATGAGGATACCGATACCCTGACGCTGATGGCCAGCCACGGACTGAGCGATGAATTCATAGAGAGGAAACGGACCATCAATACGGAAACCACCACCCGGGCCCTGAAAGGGGAAACCGTCATCGTGGGCGATACGGACACCGACGATAGGATCACCTTTAAAAAGGAGATCCACAAGGAGGGGATTAAGTCCATGATTGTCACTCCGGTCATGGCCAGGGAAAAGATCATCGGTGTCATGCGGTTTTACAGCGCCGAATTCACCCGGTTCCCCTCGGATGTCCTGGTGATGATGGAAGCCCTGGCCCACCAGGGAGGACTGGCCATTCAGAACGCCTCCATGTACCTGGCCCTGAAGGAGGAAAAGGCCAACCTGGAAGAGGATATCTGGAGCCACCGGGCCTGGTTTTAG
- a CDS encoding MaoC family dehydratase: MIGKTIDQLSIGDRDSFTKTVSETDIYLYAGLTGDLNPAHINEEYAKQTFFKGRIAHGLFISGLISTVIGMKLPGPGSIYRDQQVSFLAPVRMGDTITASVEIKVIEKEKNKITLETQCFNQEGTMVIDGSAVIHPPRPPKS; encoded by the coding sequence ATGATCGGAAAAACAATCGACCAGCTGAGCATAGGTGACAGGGATTCTTTCACCAAAACCGTCTCGGAGACCGACATCTACCTTTATGCCGGCCTGACTGGAGATCTGAATCCCGCCCATATCAATGAGGAATATGCAAAACAAACCTTTTTCAAGGGAAGGATTGCCCACGGTCTTTTTATCAGCGGCCTGATCTCCACCGTGATCGGTATGAAACTGCCGGGACCGGGCAGCATTTACCGGGATCAGCAGGTCAGTTTTTTAGCCCCGGTCCGCATGGGTGATACCATTACGGCCAGTGTAGAAATCAAGGTAATAGAAAAGGAGAAAAATAAAATAACCCTTGAAACCCAGTGTTTCAACCAGGAAGGAACCATGGTGATTGACGGCAGTGCCGTAATCCACCCGCCACGCCCGCCTAAAAGTTAA
- the phaC gene encoding class III poly(R)-hydroxyalkanoic acid synthase subunit PhaC produces MNQFKVPVDLLMSNMAQGVRKARTRARKASEVLLDTLETALSQTPYEVVYQEDRVKLKHYMARKPSGYKTPLLVVYALINRETMLDLQPGRSVVERFLDEGIDLYMIDWGYPKRKDRFQGFDDHINGYMNNVVDFIREKHKVDKINLMGICMGGSFSVMYSALYPEKIKNLVTTVTPTNFNTDKGLLHIWMKSVDVDAVVDTYGNLSGDIMNLGFLLLNPARLMIDKYVGFAEHMDNKNFVENFIRMEKWIFDSPDLPGEVFREFIKECYQQNKLIQSRLEVGGKRVDLKKITMPVINFYGKFDHLVPPEACDQLTRHVGSRDTEDVCLNTGHIGIYVSSKCQDAFAPKIATWLKERDGGPATGDTQAKSGRKSAGPKFKKAKKSLAAAAPSDMEPNRRNRAV; encoded by the coding sequence ATGAATCAATTTAAAGTCCCGGTTGACCTGCTCATGTCCAATATGGCCCAGGGGGTGAGAAAAGCCCGCACCCGGGCCCGCAAAGCCTCCGAAGTGTTGTTGGATACCCTTGAAACAGCGTTGTCGCAAACCCCCTATGAGGTGGTCTACCAGGAAGACCGGGTTAAATTGAAGCATTACATGGCCAGAAAACCGTCGGGCTACAAGACCCCGCTGCTGGTGGTCTATGCCCTGATCAACAGGGAAACCATGCTGGATCTCCAGCCGGGCCGAAGCGTGGTGGAGCGGTTCCTGGACGAGGGCATTGACCTGTACATGATTGACTGGGGGTATCCCAAGCGGAAAGATCGGTTCCAGGGCTTTGACGATCATATCAACGGATATATGAACAATGTCGTGGATTTCATCCGGGAAAAACACAAGGTCGATAAGATTAATCTCATGGGGATCTGCATGGGCGGTTCCTTTTCCGTCATGTATTCGGCCCTTTATCCGGAGAAGATAAAAAACCTGGTCACCACAGTGACGCCCACCAATTTTAATACAGACAAAGGGCTGCTGCATATCTGGATGAAATCCGTGGATGTGGATGCGGTGGTGGACACCTATGGCAACCTCTCAGGCGATATCATGAATCTGGGGTTTCTGCTGCTCAATCCGGCCCGGCTGATGATAGACAAGTATGTGGGCTTTGCCGAGCACATGGATAATAAAAATTTTGTTGAAAATTTCATTCGGATGGAAAAATGGATTTTTGACAGCCCGGACCTCCCCGGTGAAGTGTTCAGGGAGTTTATCAAGGAATGCTACCAGCAGAATAAATTGATTCAAAGCCGGCTGGAGGTGGGCGGGAAACGGGTTGACCTTAAGAAAATCACCATGCCGGTGATCAATTTCTACGGGAAGTTTGACCACCTGGTGCCCCCCGAGGCCTGCGACCAGCTCACCCGGCACGTGGGCAGCCGGGATACCGAGGATGTCTGCCTCAACACCGGCCACATCGGCATTTACGTCAGCAGCAAATGCCAGGACGCATTTGCGCCCAAGATTGCAACCTGGCTCAAGGAGCGGGACGGCGGCCCTGCCACCGGGGACACCCAAGCGAAATCCGGCAGAAAAAGCGCCGGGCCAAAATTCAAAAAGGCAAAAAAATCCTTGGCTGCAGCAGCACCTTCGGATATGGAACCTAACAGAAGGAATCGTGCAGTATAA
- a CDS encoding PAS domain-containing protein, whose product MKNDEEKKSSYNELEDKVRHLEQLIRRERSWNNTLIDTISSPIFYKDRRGLYRGCNKAFEEFIGRPRSEIIGKTVYDLGPRELADTYAAKDRELFESPGKQRYEFKVKTAGGECKDVIFDKATLCDSRGEVTGLVGVISDITEQKNSQKIIQNLSQMLIQAQERERYMISCELHDSIAQNLSILKLSCTRMFKNMAELTPGIQCHIEDAYRLIDQTIQSVRGLAQDLRPSSLDLLGLVHSVEVFCEEFSEKHDIFVDFQTAGMNGMALADDVEINLYRIVQEGLNNIRKHARATEAVVRLIGARPHIILHIEDNGRGFDVKERERETVKEKRMGIWSMQARARLIQGRMAVTSRLNGGTKITVKLERKKQ is encoded by the coding sequence ATGAAAAATGATGAAGAGAAAAAATCGTCGTACAACGAACTCGAAGACAAAGTCCGCCACCTTGAACAATTAATTCGCAGGGAACGGTCATGGAACAACACCCTGATAGATACCATTTCAAGTCCCATCTTTTACAAAGACCGCCGGGGACTGTATCGGGGGTGTAACAAGGCCTTTGAAGAGTTCATCGGCAGGCCGAGGTCCGAGATTATCGGCAAAACCGTCTATGATCTCGGCCCAAGGGAACTGGCAGACACCTATGCCGCCAAAGACAGGGAACTCTTTGAATCCCCTGGAAAACAGCGGTATGAATTCAAGGTGAAAACGGCGGGGGGCGAATGCAAAGACGTTATATTTGATAAGGCCACCCTCTGCGATTCCAGGGGCGAGGTCACAGGGCTTGTGGGGGTGATTTCAGATATCACCGAACAGAAAAACTCACAAAAAATCATCCAGAACCTGTCCCAGATGCTGATCCAGGCCCAGGAGCGGGAACGGTATATGATTTCATGCGAACTCCATGATTCCATTGCCCAGAACCTGTCCATACTCAAGCTCAGCTGCACCCGAATGTTTAAGAATATGGCGGAGTTGACCCCCGGCATTCAATGCCATATAGAGGATGCTTACAGGCTCATTGACCAAACCATCCAATCGGTCCGGGGGCTGGCCCAGGACCTGCGGCCTTCCAGCCTGGACCTGCTGGGACTGGTACACTCCGTTGAAGTGTTCTGCGAAGAATTTTCAGAGAAGCACGACATCTTTGTGGATTTCCAGACCGCCGGCATGAACGGCATGGCACTGGCCGACGATGTGGAAATCAATCTTTACCGCATCGTCCAGGAGGGGTTGAACAATATCCGCAAGCATGCCCGGGCAACAGAGGCCGTGGTCCGGCTCATCGGCGCCCGTCCCCATATCATCCTTCATATAGAGGACAACGGCAGGGGATTTGATGTAAAGGAACGGGAGCGGGAAACTGTCAAGGAAAAACGAATGGGCATCTGGAGTATGCAGGCAAGGGCCCGGCTGATTCAGGGACGTATGGCCGTTACATCCCGTTTAAATGGCGGCACTAAAATCACAGTCAAGCTGGAGCGCAAAAAGCAATGA